One genomic window of Roseateles sp. DAIF2 includes the following:
- a CDS encoding FkbM family methyltransferase, producing MPFSLFPRLRELGLPGPIGVLQLGASYGQELREFAENGIRAGVFVEPLPEPFAHLSQTCALLPPERFIPVNALCAETSGKTFRFHVASNGGMSSSILAPGSHLAVNPSVHFTHELELVSSTVDELLQREEAQGRGRIVAALDLLYMDCQGAEFQILRGASRYLPQFKYIYTEVMRNELYQGQVPFLGYCHYLDALGFTLNDVYFGYPEQAGNALFIRKDLVAVRG from the coding sequence ATGCCCTTCTCCCTCTTTCCGCGCCTGCGCGAGCTGGGCCTGCCGGGCCCGATCGGCGTGCTGCAGCTGGGCGCCAGCTACGGTCAGGAGCTGCGCGAATTCGCCGAGAACGGCATCCGCGCCGGCGTCTTCGTCGAGCCGCTGCCCGAGCCTTTTGCCCATCTGTCGCAGACCTGCGCGCTGCTGCCGCCGGAGCGCTTCATCCCGGTCAACGCGCTGTGCGCCGAGACCTCGGGCAAGACCTTCCGCTTCCATGTAGCCAGCAACGGCGGCATGAGCAGCAGCATCCTGGCGCCCGGCAGCCACCTGGCCGTCAACCCGAGCGTGCATTTCACGCATGAGCTCGAACTGGTCTCCAGCACGGTGGACGAGCTGCTGCAGCGCGAGGAGGCGCAGGGCCGCGGCCGCATCGTCGCGGCGCTGGACCTGCTCTACATGGATTGCCAAGGCGCCGAATTCCAGATCCTGCGCGGCGCCTCACGCTATCTGCCTCAGTTCAAGTACATCTACACCGAGGTGATGCGCAACGAGCTCTACCAGGGCCAGGTGCCCTTCCTCGGCTACTGCCATTACCTCGACGCGCTGGGCTTCACGCTGAACGACGTCTACTTCGGCTACCCCGAACAGGCCGGCAACGCGCTGTTCATTCGCAAGGATCTGGTGGCGGTTCGAGGCTGA
- the asnB gene encoding asparagine synthase (glutamine-hydrolyzing), with protein sequence MCGIAGIWLKQGGDAARLDRAIAHFGASLQHRGPDAFGVHRSGDHAAFVNLRLAIVDRGAAGNQPFYAPGKRQGIVYNGEVYNWAELRAPLEGRFPFASHTDTEVVLASWLAQGEDALAALNGMFGLCLWDEERESFLLARDRFGAKPLYVYEDEHCIAFASELKALLGLPGLDLSLDPIGFQDYLAFRYNLAPRTQFKRIEKLPAGHLLRFERGQRVALRRFAALEVREPQADRPAADYLDELDALLTRSVRGQLMGEVPIGVLLSGGLDSSSIAAYVHKAGARLKAYSIGFPEVNEFAFSRDVARQYELDYVELSITQDELRSGMDRVLREIDEPIADPACFALSRLCQRIAEDVTVVLSGEGGDELFAGYSHHQLALHQQQLGHDQAFAHFFHQSVYNLEANQWLKDKGQPLQHLRYRPLFDQSDSLLSGMQNFELHTWLPEDLMMKADKIAMAHSLEGRFPFLDNEVFAFAARLPREMKIPAPGASKQVLRQLMARQLPASVVERRKMGFTVPPAFFLAPLHDRLRAAIAALRGTELAEVLDLDEIAATFARYYAGEPLPVFKAWHLAVLLLWWAEVFPGYKPAAMPSFPPSSSFDKLPTPMSPTPPTSAVHHVLCDGGLSNRFNALIFALVLRNKFGGDWRISWPRNNWCGAAFDELFACELPVDELSIEHFKAHEQQHVLLMHENQIGFSPEHLVINRQLSSYEAYAPYFASGRSVVYFNNLIPGFASPEDLAEALQQLRPNAEVERRALEFSRAQGIDAQVLGLHIRKTDFGDKVDDEALFQEVKNSPRRFFVCSDSAAVNERFAALPNCAVFAKTSFPEKLVAEAAWQHWTQDAEGRRFPFNILRPSTAVVEGLIDQLILSRTTIMSTSHSTFLHTAQLFHKNSFLDPSSAVTPVVAPPPPAPERPVTQTDLLELLNLIRPWQMSSDHKVRIGSNADGGYVMPSSSRRSNAVLSIGIGNEVSFDEELAAAGARVLQFDHTIEASPSRHPGCEFHRLGWGARDSHPLVSLASMVKMLDWGQARHPILKFDTEGAEWDCLGQASSDDLARFEVLTGEFHDFHQLVDRQFFDRVQAVFQKLNKTHRVIHLHANNAGGMVMLGGVPFPRLLELTWMRLGSATFHGHSNEPIPGPLDRPNVPQLPDLYLRAF encoded by the coding sequence ATGTGCGGTATCGCGGGCATCTGGCTCAAGCAAGGGGGCGACGCGGCGCGGCTGGACCGCGCGATCGCACATTTCGGCGCCAGCCTGCAGCACCGCGGCCCGGACGCCTTCGGCGTGCACCGCAGCGGTGACCATGCCGCCTTCGTCAATCTGCGCCTGGCCATCGTCGACCGCGGCGCGGCCGGCAACCAGCCCTTCTACGCACCCGGCAAGCGCCAGGGCATCGTCTACAACGGCGAGGTCTACAACTGGGCCGAGCTGCGCGCGCCGCTGGAGGGCCGCTTCCCCTTCGCCAGCCATACCGACACCGAGGTGGTGCTGGCCAGCTGGCTGGCCCAGGGCGAGGACGCGCTGGCGGCGCTGAACGGCATGTTCGGCCTGTGCCTGTGGGACGAGGAGCGCGAGAGCTTCCTGCTGGCGCGCGACCGTTTCGGCGCCAAGCCGCTCTATGTCTACGAGGACGAGCATTGCATCGCCTTCGCCTCCGAGCTGAAGGCGCTCCTGGGCCTGCCCGGCCTGGACCTGAGCCTGGACCCGATCGGCTTCCAGGACTACCTGGCCTTTCGCTACAACCTGGCGCCGCGCACCCAGTTCAAGCGCATCGAGAAGCTGCCGGCCGGTCATCTGCTGCGCTTCGAGCGCGGCCAGCGCGTCGCGCTGCGCCGCTTCGCCGCGCTGGAGGTGCGCGAGCCGCAGGCCGACCGCCCGGCGGCCGACTACCTGGACGAGCTGGATGCGCTGCTGACCCGCTCGGTGCGCGGCCAGCTGATGGGCGAGGTGCCGATCGGCGTGCTGCTGTCCGGCGGCCTGGACTCGAGCAGCATCGCCGCCTATGTGCACAAGGCCGGCGCGCGGCTGAAGGCCTACAGCATCGGCTTCCCCGAGGTCAACGAGTTCGCCTTCTCGCGCGATGTCGCGCGCCAGTACGAGCTGGACTATGTGGAGCTGAGCATCACCCAGGACGAGCTGCGCTCCGGCATGGACCGGGTGCTGCGCGAGATCGACGAGCCGATCGCCGATCCGGCCTGCTTCGCGCTGTCGCGCCTGTGCCAGCGCATCGCCGAGGACGTGACCGTGGTGCTGTCCGGCGAGGGCGGCGACGAGCTGTTCGCCGGCTACAGCCACCACCAGCTGGCCCTGCACCAGCAGCAGCTGGGCCATGACCAGGCCTTCGCGCATTTCTTCCATCAGAGCGTCTACAACCTGGAAGCCAACCAATGGCTGAAGGACAAGGGCCAGCCGCTGCAGCATCTGCGCTACCGGCCGCTGTTCGACCAGTCGGACTCGCTCTTGAGCGGCATGCAGAACTTCGAGCTGCACACCTGGCTGCCCGAAGACCTGATGATGAAGGCCGACAAGATCGCGATGGCCCATTCGCTGGAGGGGCGCTTCCCCTTCTTGGACAACGAGGTCTTCGCCTTCGCCGCGCGCCTGCCGCGCGAGATGAAGATCCCCGCCCCCGGCGCCTCCAAGCAGGTGCTGCGCCAGTTGATGGCGCGCCAGCTGCCGGCCTCGGTGGTGGAGCGCCGCAAGATGGGCTTCACGGTGCCGCCGGCCTTCTTCCTGGCGCCGCTGCACGACCGGCTGCGCGCCGCGATCGCCGCGCTGCGCGGCACCGAGCTGGCCGAGGTGCTGGACCTGGACGAGATCGCCGCCACCTTCGCGCGCTACTACGCGGGCGAGCCGCTGCCGGTGTTCAAGGCCTGGCATCTGGCGGTGCTGCTGCTGTGGTGGGCCGAGGTCTTCCCCGGCTACAAGCCCGCCGCCATGCCCTCTTTTCCTCCTTCTTCCTCCTTCGACAAGCTGCCCACGCCGATGAGCCCCACGCCCCCCACCTCCGCCGTCCATCATGTGCTGTGCGACGGTGGCCTGAGCAACCGCTTCAATGCGCTGATCTTCGCGCTGGTGCTGCGCAACAAGTTCGGCGGCGACTGGCGCATCTCCTGGCCGCGCAACAACTGGTGCGGCGCCGCCTTCGATGAGCTGTTCGCCTGCGAGCTGCCGGTCGATGAGTTGTCGATCGAGCATTTCAAGGCCCATGAACAGCAGCATGTGCTGCTGATGCACGAGAACCAGATCGGCTTCTCGCCCGAGCATCTGGTGATCAACCGCCAGCTCAGCAGCTACGAGGCCTATGCGCCCTACTTCGCCTCCGGCCGCAGCGTCGTCTACTTCAACAACCTGATCCCCGGCTTCGCCAGCCCCGAGGACCTGGCCGAGGCGCTCCAGCAGCTGCGCCCGAACGCCGAGGTCGAACGCCGCGCGCTGGAGTTCAGCCGCGCGCAGGGCATCGACGCCCAGGTGCTGGGCCTGCATATCCGCAAGACCGATTTCGGCGACAAGGTCGACGACGAGGCTCTGTTCCAGGAGGTCAAGAACAGCCCGCGGCGCTTCTTCGTCTGCTCCGACTCGGCCGCGGTCAACGAGCGCTTCGCCGCCCTGCCCAACTGCGCGGTGTTCGCCAAGACCAGCTTCCCGGAGAAGCTGGTGGCCGAGGCCGCCTGGCAGCACTGGACCCAGGATGCCGAGGGCCGGCGCTTCCCCTTCAACATCTTGCGCCCCTCCACCGCCGTGGTCGAGGGCCTGATCGACCAGCTGATTCTGTCGAGGACCACCATCATGAGCACCTCTCATTCCACCTTCCTGCACACCGCGCAGCTGTTCCACAAGAACAGCTTCCTCGACCCGTCCAGCGCGGTGACCCCGGTGGTGGCCCCGCCGCCCCCGGCGCCAGAGCGCCCGGTCACGCAGACGGACCTGCTGGAGCTGCTGAACCTGATCCGTCCCTGGCAGATGAGCAGCGACCACAAGGTGCGCATCGGCTCGAACGCCGACGGCGGCTATGTGATGCCCTCCTCCTCGCGGCGCAGCAATGCGGTGCTGTCGATCGGCATCGGCAACGAGGTCAGCTTCGACGAGGAGCTGGCCGCCGCCGGCGCCCGCGTGCTGCAGTTCGACCACACGATCGAGGCCTCGCCGAGCCGCCACCCCGGCTGCGAGTTCCATCGCCTGGGTTGGGGCGCGCGCGATTCGCATCCGCTGGTCTCGCTGGCCAGCATGGTCAAGATGCTGGACTGGGGCCAGGCCCGTCACCCGATCCTGAAGTTCGATACCGAGGGCGCCGAGTGGGACTGCCTGGGCCAGGCCAGCAGCGACGACCTGGCGCGTTTCGAGGTGCTGACCGGCGAGTTCCACGACTTCCACCAGCTGGTCGACCGCCAGTTCTTCGACCGCGTGCAGGCCGTGTTCCAGAAGCTCAACAAGACGCATCGCGTGATCCATCTGCATGCCAACAATGCCGGCGGCATGGTGATGCTGGGCGGCGTGCCCTTCCCGCGCCTGCTGGAGCTGACCTGGATGCGCCTCGGCTCGGCCACCTTCCACGGCCATTCCAACGAGCCGATCCCCGGCCCGCTGGACCGCCCGAACGTGCCGCAGCTGCCCGACCTCTATCTGCGCGCCTTCTGA
- a CDS encoding WxcM-like domain-containing protein: MTQTNPAPEGVQVHPMALLETPHVGAGSRVWAFCHVLPGARIGRDANLCDHVFIENDVVLGDRVTVKCGVQLWDGVRIEDDVFIGPNVTFSNDPFPRSKQRPERFVETRVRAGASIGSGATIRPGVTIGAGALVSDGAVVTRDVPPNAIVAGNPAYITGYANTPEVTLPGPGLAVSQAGAAVPELQARGARLHRLPKIVDLRGALSFGEIGAHLPFTPERFFMVYDVPSREVRGEHAHRACHQFLVCVKGSLGIVVDDGERRDQVTLDSPQLGLHIPPMVWGIQYQFSPDAVLLVLASDRYEAGDYIRNYDEFLAEVRGGAKA; encoded by the coding sequence ATGACGCAAACGAATCCGGCCCCGGAAGGGGTCCAAGTCCACCCGATGGCCCTGCTGGAGACGCCCCATGTCGGCGCGGGCAGCCGGGTCTGGGCCTTCTGCCATGTGCTGCCGGGCGCGCGCATCGGCCGCGACGCCAACCTCTGCGACCATGTCTTCATCGAGAACGATGTGGTGCTGGGCGACCGCGTGACCGTCAAATGCGGCGTGCAGCTGTGGGACGGCGTGCGCATCGAGGACGATGTCTTCATCGGCCCGAATGTCACCTTCTCCAATGATCCCTTCCCGCGCAGCAAGCAGCGGCCCGAGCGCTTCGTCGAGACCCGGGTGCGCGCCGGCGCCAGCATCGGCTCGGGCGCGACCATCCGCCCCGGCGTGACCATCGGCGCCGGCGCCCTGGTCAGCGACGGCGCGGTGGTGACGCGCGACGTGCCGCCCAATGCGATCGTGGCCGGCAACCCGGCCTATATCACCGGCTACGCCAACACGCCCGAGGTCACGCTGCCCGGCCCGGGCCTGGCGGTCAGCCAGGCCGGCGCGGCGGTGCCGGAGCTGCAGGCGCGCGGCGCGAGGCTGCACCGCCTGCCCAAGATCGTCGACCTGCGCGGCGCGCTGTCCTTCGGCGAGATCGGCGCGCATCTGCCGTTCACGCCCGAGCGCTTCTTCATGGTCTACGACGTGCCCAGCCGCGAGGTGCGCGGCGAGCATGCGCACCGGGCCTGCCACCAGTTCCTGGTCTGCGTGAAGGGATCGCTGGGCATCGTCGTCGACGACGGCGAGCGCCGCGACCAGGTCACGCTGGACAGCCCGCAGCTGGGCCTGCACATCCCGCCGATGGTCTGGGGTATCCAGTACCAGTTCAGCCCCGACGCGGTGCTGCTGGTGCTGGCCTCGGACCGCTACGAGGCCGGCGACTACATCCGCAACTACGACGAGTTCCTGGCCGAGGTGCGCGGGGGCGCGAAGGCATGA
- a CDS encoding DegT/DnrJ/EryC1/StrS aminotransferase family protein gives MNTTPPNPIPFLDLQPVYRRSQAAIDAALARVAGSGWFLLGKELAAFETAWAAHCGAPLAAGVANGLDALHLSLLALGVGPGDEVIVPSNTYIATWLAVSQCGARPVPVEPDPQTFNLDPARVEAAITARTKVLLPVHLYGQPADMDALAALAARRGLKLLDDCAQAHGARYKGRPVGGLADLSAWSFYPGKNLGAMGDGGGVTGADAGLIETIKVLRNYGSRIKYHNEVKGFNSRLDEIQAAVLAAKLPALAADTEERRAIAARLLDGLAGTGLQLPVVPAWAEPAWHLFVVRHPEREALQARLAERGIGTLIHYPVPPHRQPAYAELGYGEGDFPIAEAMHREVLSLPLWPGMSEAQVDRVIAAVRASV, from the coding sequence ATGAACACGACCCCACCGAACCCGATCCCCTTCCTCGACCTGCAGCCGGTCTACCGGCGTTCGCAGGCTGCGATCGACGCGGCGCTGGCGCGCGTGGCCGGCAGCGGCTGGTTCCTGCTCGGCAAGGAGCTGGCCGCCTTCGAAACCGCCTGGGCCGCCCATTGCGGCGCACCGCTGGCCGCCGGCGTGGCCAACGGCCTGGATGCGCTGCACCTGTCGCTGCTGGCACTGGGCGTCGGTCCGGGCGACGAGGTGATCGTGCCCTCCAACACCTATATCGCGACCTGGCTGGCGGTCAGCCAATGCGGCGCGAGGCCGGTGCCGGTGGAGCCGGACCCGCAGACCTTCAATCTCGACCCGGCCCGGGTCGAGGCCGCGATCACCGCCCGGACCAAGGTGCTGCTGCCGGTGCATCTGTACGGCCAGCCGGCCGACATGGATGCGCTGGCGGCGCTGGCCGCGCGCCGCGGCCTGAAGCTGCTGGACGATTGCGCCCAGGCCCATGGCGCGCGCTACAAGGGCCGCCCGGTCGGCGGCCTGGCCGATCTGTCGGCCTGGAGCTTCTACCCGGGCAAAAACCTGGGCGCGATGGGCGACGGCGGCGGCGTCACCGGCGCCGACGCGGGCCTGATCGAGACCATCAAGGTGCTGCGCAACTACGGCTCGCGCATCAAGTATCACAACGAGGTCAAGGGCTTCAACTCGCGCCTGGACGAGATCCAGGCCGCGGTGCTGGCGGCCAAGCTGCCGGCGCTGGCGGCCGATACCGAGGAGCGCCGCGCGATCGCCGCGCGCCTGCTGGACGGCCTGGCCGGCACCGGCCTGCAGCTGCCGGTGGTGCCGGCCTGGGCCGAGCCGGCCTGGCATCTGTTCGTCGTGCGTCATCCCGAGCGCGAGGCGCTGCAGGCCCGCCTGGCCGAGCGGGGCATCGGCACCCTGATCCATTACCCGGTGCCGCCGCACCGCCAGCCGGCCTATGCCGAGCTGGGCTATGGCGAGGGCGATTTCCCGATCGCCGAGGCGATGCACCGCGAGGTGCTGAGCCTGCCGCTGTGGCCCGGCATGAGCGAGGCCCAGGTGGACCGGGTGATCGCCGCCGTGCGCGCCTCGGTCTGA
- a CDS encoding S9 family peptidase, with product MSTTTRKHPAKPPLSVEDLWAFERIGAPSLSPDGASLVCSVTRSSMEDNKNSSSLWLMATDGRAVPRRLTACGDKDGQPVWSPTGERIAFLAKREQEGRRDETPQLYLIAPDGGEAQRASDFAPGIESFKWLPDGRGILFSAWVWPELKGAAAQARRFKEFEERKESGYATSEAYYRYWDHNIPMGRVLHLLLLDLASGQVRDLFEGTELELPRDNGGASVYDISPDGRRVAFVFDPAAEPRLGNRLALGELEVRGRRLSRLVDEPAWDIGAPCYRGDGRALAITAAHVGKHHTALAQPALVEPGLGWKRLGGRGWDLEVDAPLRWSAAGDALLFAAEQRGRRHLWRLDVASGACRVVHEGGWVQGFDLAGELLALGCDSARHPVRLLARHGLEAEPLRLDRFNDELLAQRRLGDVREQLFTGALGEPVQMWLTFPPGFDARRRHGLLQVIHGGPFAAAGDTFSYRWNPHVLAARGHVVAQVNYHGSSGFGFAFRDSIMGRQGQLESQDIEAASDWLLAQPWADQHRLSATGGSYGGFMVAWMNGHVKPGRYRAYVCHAGVFDRIATFSADSYPQRPKDLKALYWQDMPKVLAQSPHAAAAAMQTPTLVIHGALDYRVPDCNGLAYYNTLKARGVDARLLWFPDENHWVLKPRNSRLWYREFLDWIERHEAAPARRPAKRKTG from the coding sequence ATGAGCACCACAACCCGCAAGCATCCCGCGAAGCCGCCGCTGAGCGTCGAGGACCTCTGGGCCTTCGAGCGCATCGGCGCCCCCTCCCTGTCGCCGGACGGCGCCAGCCTGGTCTGCAGCGTCACGCGCAGTTCGATGGAGGACAACAAGAACAGCAGCAGCCTGTGGCTGATGGCCACCGACGGCCGTGCCGTGCCGCGCCGGCTGACCGCCTGCGGCGACAAGGACGGCCAGCCCGTCTGGTCGCCCACCGGGGAGCGCATCGCGTTCCTGGCCAAACGCGAGCAGGAGGGGCGGCGCGACGAGACGCCGCAGCTGTACCTGATCGCGCCGGACGGCGGCGAGGCGCAGCGCGCCAGCGATTTCGCACCGGGCATCGAGAGCTTCAAATGGCTGCCCGACGGCCGCGGCATCCTGTTCTCCGCCTGGGTCTGGCCGGAGCTGAAGGGCGCGGCCGCGCAGGCGCGCCGCTTCAAGGAATTCGAGGAGCGCAAGGAAAGCGGCTACGCGACCAGCGAGGCCTATTACCGCTACTGGGACCACAACATCCCGATGGGCCGGGTGCTGCACCTGCTGCTGCTGGACCTGGCCAGCGGCCAGGTGCGCGACCTGTTCGAAGGTACAGAGCTGGAGCTGCCGCGCGACAACGGCGGCGCCTCGGTCTATGACATCAGCCCGGATGGCCGGCGCGTCGCCTTCGTGTTCGACCCGGCCGCCGAGCCGCGCCTGGGCAACCGCCTGGCGCTGGGCGAGCTGGAGGTCCGCGGCCGGCGCCTGAGCCGCCTGGTCGACGAGCCGGCCTGGGACATCGGCGCGCCGTGCTACCGCGGCGACGGCCGCGCGCTGGCGATCACCGCGGCCCATGTCGGCAAGCACCATACCGCGCTGGCGCAGCCGGCCCTGGTGGAGCCAGGCCTCGGCTGGAAGCGCCTGGGCGGCCGCGGCTGGGACCTGGAGGTCGATGCGCCGCTGCGCTGGAGTGCGGCGGGCGATGCGCTGCTGTTCGCGGCCGAGCAACGCGGGCGCCGCCATCTGTGGCGCCTGGATGTGGCCAGCGGTGCCTGCCGCGTGGTGCATGAGGGCGGTTGGGTGCAGGGCTTCGACCTGGCCGGCGAGCTGCTGGCGCTGGGCTGCGACAGCGCGCGCCATCCGGTGCGGCTGCTGGCGCGGCATGGCCTGGAGGCCGAGCCGCTGCGGCTGGACCGCTTCAACGACGAACTGCTGGCGCAGCGCCGCCTGGGCGATGTGCGCGAGCAGCTGTTCACCGGCGCGCTGGGCGAGCCGGTGCAGATGTGGCTGACCTTCCCGCCGGGCTTCGATGCGCGGCGCCGGCATGGGCTGCTGCAGGTGATCCATGGCGGCCCCTTCGCGGCGGCCGGCGACACCTTCAGCTACCGCTGGAACCCGCATGTGCTGGCCGCGCGCGGCCATGTGGTGGCCCAGGTCAACTACCACGGCTCCAGCGGCTTCGGCTTCGCCTTCCGCGACAGCATCATGGGCCGCCAGGGCCAGCTGGAGAGCCAGGACATCGAAGCCGCCAGCGACTGGCTGCTGGCCCAGCCCTGGGCCGACCAGCACCGGCTCTCGGCCACCGGCGGCAGCTATGGCGGCTTCATGGTGGCCTGGATGAACGGCCATGTGAAGCCGGGCCGCTACCGCGCCTATGTCTGCCATGCCGGCGTGTTCGACCGCATCGCGACCTTCAGCGCCGATTCCTATCCGCAGCGGCCCAAGGACCTGAAGGCCCTGTATTGGCAGGACATGCCCAAGGTGCTGGCGCAGAGCCCGCATGCGGCCGCCGCGGCGATGCAGACGCCGACCCTGGTGATCCATGGCGCGCTGGACTACCGCGTGCCGGACTGCAACGGCCTGGCCTACTACAACACGCTGAAGGCGCGCG